From a region of the Malania oleifera isolate guangnan ecotype guangnan chromosome 12, ASM2987363v1, whole genome shotgun sequence genome:
- the LOC131143937 gene encoding protein SIEVE ELEMENT OCCLUSION B-like, with product MATKLGGEVAAAAKHATEERVSLLTLSDEKILEQIYTTHVHGDDKFDVDSLFVVVENTLKHATHIVDNYVQGGGQSSTHGVLRDLLQGAQAIVEQQTDERAPKASFSPPLCTLKQIACELQCKPPGEDIAHKTTLAILNKLSNYSWEAKAVLTLAAFALDYGEFWFLAQSQSSDQLAKSLAVLRRVPVITKPAALQKHKKALIELNSLIRDTLEVIESIFELEKLTSYDPKDIPALAGIMDHVPVHVYRAIITVVSCATQVTCLVCDDGKTQVLSPYAQGLHYVLTKLKTQLMICKRQLEEAETHRRLRKFFQTPTEIMVVFQSLIFGKDDAQLLFDGSSRSMVKIDVLRRKNVLLFISTLDITDEEIQLLRPVHDELKKENQYKIVWVPIVDQWMDELRKKFEMVRGKMPWYAVQHFSPIAGVRYVKEEWHFKTKPIIVVVNPQGKVECSDATHMIRVWGMKAFPFTVAMEATLSGGRDWLAYIASDIHPSITTLIKEKKFIFFYGGTDSDWITQFTAKANALAADALIKEQKISIELVLVGKGGKGDHSTILTRFWDGIESMFLTKVIGKPDDVTREVQKLLSYRSESGWAVLSKGSAVVFSGHGTTVLKALDEFEKWKVFIKEKGFEVSLKEHHEKVVRTMHRCSRLDVRAAPGKVPEVVQCPDCPRKMEMIISYKCCHVDGAIIGLL from the exons ATGGCTACCAAGTTGGGCGGGGAGGTCGCCGCGGCGGCCAAGCATGCGACGGAAGAACGGGTGAGCCTCCTGACGTTGTCGGACGAGAAGATTCTGGAGCAGATCTACACCACCCATGTCCACGGGGACGACAAGTTCGACGTCGACTCTCTGTTCGTCGTCGTCGAGAACACCCTCAAGCATGCAACCCACATAGTCGACAACTATGTGCAG GGTGGTGGGCAGTCGTCGACACATGGTGTTCTTCGTGACTTGCTGCAGGGCGCCCAAGCTATCGTGGAACAACAAACCGATGAAAGAGCCCCCAAAGCCAGTTTCAGTCCTCCCTTATGCACTCTCAAGCAAATCGCCTGCGAG CTGCAATGCAAGCCGCCAGGCGAGGACATTGCCCACAAGACAACGCTGGCAATACTCAACAAGCTCTCCAACTACTCATGGGAGGCGAAAGCGGTGCTCACCTTAGCTGCTTTCGCCCTTGACTACGGTGAGTTCTGGTTTCTTGCCCAGTCCCAGTCCTCCGACCAGCTCGCCAAGTCCCTGGCCGTTCTCCGGCGAGTGCCCGTCATCACCAAGCCGGCCGCCCTGCAAAAGCACAAGAAAGCGCTTATCGAGCTCAACAGCTTAATCAGAGACACGCTTGAGGTGATAGAGAGCATCTTTGAGTTGGAAAAGCTCACCAGCTATGACCCCAAGGACATACCCGCCTTGGCCGGCATCATGGACCACGTCCCCGTCCATGTCTACCGAGCCATCATCACTGTTGTCTCTTGTGCCACCCAGGTCACTTGCCTTGTATGCGACGA TGGTAAGACGCAGGTGCTGTCTCCCTACGCGCAAGGGTTGCACTATGTCCTCACCAAGCTGAAGACCCAGCTCATGATTTGCAAGAGACAATTAG AGGAAGCGGAGACTCACCGAAGGTTAAGAAAGTTTTTTCAGACCCCCACGGAAATCATGGTGGTTTTCCAGTCATTAATTTTTGGCAAGGATGATGCCCAGCTCCTCTTTGATGGCTCATCAAGATCTatg GTGAAAATCGACGTATTGAGGAGGAAGAACGTGTTGCTCTTCATCTCCACGCTGGACATCACCGACGAGGAGATTCAGCTGCTCCGCCCGGTCCACGATGAGCTGAAGAAAGAAAACCAGTACAAGATCGTGTGGGTGCCGATCGTCGACCAGTGGATGGACGAGCTCCGAAAGAAATTCGAGATGGTGCGGGGGAAGATGCCGTGGTACGCTGTCCAGCACTTCTCCCCCATCGCCGGCGTCAGGTACGTCAAGGAGGAGTGGCACTTCAAGACCAAGCCCATCATCGTGGTGGTCAACCCCCAAGGTAAGGTGGAGTGCTCCGATGCCACTCACATGATTCGAGTCTGGGGCATGAAGGCCTTCCCCTTCACCGTCGCCATGGAAGCCACCCTCTCCGGCGGAAGGGACTGGCTCGCCTATATTGCCAGCGACATTCACCCTTCCATCACAACCTTG ATCAAAGAGAAGAAGTTCATCTTTTTCTACGGCGGCACTGACTCCGACTGGATCACCCAGTTCACCGCAAAAGCAAATGCCCTCGCTGCCGACGCCCTCATCAAGGAACAGAAGATTTCCATCGAGCTCGTCCTGGTGGGGAAGGGTGGAAAGGGAGACCACTCCACCATTCTGACGCGCTTCTGGGACGGCATAGAGAGCATGTTCCTGACCAAGGTGATCGGAAAGCCCGACGACGTGACCCGTGAGGTGCAGAAGCTGCTGTCCTACAGGAGCGAGAGTGGGTGGGCGGTGCTCAGCAAGGGCTCCGCGGTGGTGTTCAGCGGCCACGGCACGACGGTGCTCAAGGCTCTGGATGAGTTTGAGAAATGGAAGGTGTTCATCAAGGAGAAGGGGTTCGAGGTTTCGTTGAAGGAGCACCATGAGAAGGTGGTGCGGACTATGCACCGGTGCAGCCGCTTGGACGTGAGGGCGGCGCCGGGAAAGGTGCCGGAGGTGGTGCAGTGCCCAGATTGCCCAAGAAAAATGGAGATGATCATCAGCTACAAGTGCTGCCATGTCGATGGTGCCATTATTGGTCTTCtctga